CCTCCTGTCCCTTGATGTAAACCTGTACCATGTTCATTGCTTTAAGTGTTGTTACTTGGCAGGTAGCAGCCATCAGCCACTACCCACCGAGAAAAATGTTTTCAATCGTAAAGTCTGTTGAGAAAAGACTGCAACTCTCTGTCGATGATTTCAGAAAGCTGACATGGTTGGAATGGCTTTCTCTGCTCCACTCTGACCTTGCCGAGTCCGAACTTGGTTGCGTCCAACTCCACACTTGCCATTTCATTGGCAGAAATGTAGCTGTACTCAGTCTCAGCCAAACCTACAACGATGCCAAAGAGCACAAAATCATCATTCTCTCGCTGTCCTTCAAGAATGTACCAGCGAGCGTTGCCGATGAAAAACACTGCGATGCAAACTGCATCCTTCTTTTTGCTATCCTGGGAATAGAGCGGATAGTCCTGCATTGCCTTCTCCAATTCTGGAGTAATCAGGCGGTTGTTGAAATCTTTTGCCATAGTCTCTAAATTTATTTTCTCCCTTTCGTTAAGTCCTTTCGGACTTGGGATCGGGAAGCTTTTTCTGCTTTTCAAAGTGCGTACAAGGCAATAAGGCAAGTCTGATGGGAAAAATACTCTTTTGCATGTTACATGGAAAAGGAAGATTGTTACCGAATCACGACTTGCTATTTGCCAAATACGCGATAACTTTGCAGAAAAAGAATCCCGAAATCCCAAAGACGATACGGCATCAAAGCCTTCTGGTTTCAGTAAGAAGAAAAAGTATAACAGGGAATGACTGCAGGGATAGAAAAGCCGGGTGGGAATAGGCCAAGCAAGTATCAACAGTTTTTAAAACCAGCGTGTTGCTCCTTCGTAAGTCGATATAATCGGCCTCGAAAGAACAACACCCTGGCTAACTGTTCATGCTTACTGGACTATGGCGTGGGCGAAGCATTAAAAGGGACAATTAGCCGATTATCACTATAAGAACAGCTCATTTTGGTTAAAATCCGCATGTTTATACCATTTTTTTGCTGCTACGCAAAAAGATTTCGCACTATTTTTGTATCTTTGCACCCGTTAAAAGAATTTAGAAGTAAAATACAATAAAAAATCCTATACGGAAATGAATTTAAATATGCACATAACATCACAATCATTCGTTCAGAGCTATCGACGCTTTGAGCGGAATAGTTATGTACATACATCAAGTACATCAGATACAGCCGGTATAGGATTCCCATATCATTATTCGCATAGTTATTTCTATCGGGTATCGTAGCAGCGTGCCCCACAGAGAACAGAGATAATATTGAAGAGTTGGAGTTTCCTTGCCGGGAGAATCCAACTTTTTCTTTTTAGCCAAATGCTTGCATCTGCTCTGACATGGCGAGGAAAAGCTGGATAAAATCCAACCATTTTTTACGCTTAAAATGAAAGAACTATGCCAGCAAATAAGAATGCCTTAATAAGGTACAAAACTATAGACAACTGTTTAAGAAACAGATACAGAAGATGGACTCTCGATGATCTCGTGGAGGCATGTAGCGATGCACTCTACGACATGGAGGGAATCACCAAAGGAGTATGCGCCAGAACTGTTCAGATGGACATACAGATTATGAGATCTGACAAACTGGGCTACAATGCTCCTATCGAGGTTTATGACAGAATATACTACAGATACGCTGATCCAGACTACTCTATCACTGAAATGCCTTTATCCATAGAGGACTGCAAGCTGATAAAGAAGGCTATCATTCTTCTTGAAAACAAGAAGGATAAGAACAACGAAGACTCCATCCAGGTGCTCAACAAAGTACAGGACAGACTCAAATCTATTCTGAACTTTGTGTAAGGATAAAGGAGGAAAATTATGAGTGAACATCAACGAGCCATCGTCTTACAAGAAAGCTAAAAGGCTTCTTTTCAAGCAAAATTGCCTGAAAAGAAGCCTTTCTTATGTGGAGCTTCAAGTAGGATTCGGACCTACGACCTGCTCATTACAAGGGAGCTACACTACCACTGTGCTATTGAAGCATTTGGGAGTTTGATGGGGATCGAACCCATGACCACCAGAGCCACAACCTGGCACTCTACCAACTGAGCTACAAACTCCATATAAACTCCAGATGGATTTCTTTGAGAATCGCCATGCACTCGGCATAATCCAAGCAAGCTTGGCTTCTGCTCTCGCTTAAGGCGATTTCGAACCACCACCTCCAGAACCGAAATCTGGTATGCTACCAATTACACCATGAAGTTGTTTATTTTACTTGTCGCCCCAGAAGGATTCGAACCTTCGGAACCTTTCGGTTCGGCACGTTAGCAGTGTGCTGGTTTAAGCCGCTCACCCATACTTCCTTGTTTTGACGATGCAAAGGTAGAAAGGGAGAGTGAAGTCTTTTTTCGTAGCAAGAAAAAAGTTTCAAAAAAGTTGTTTATTGAGCGATTTTTCTAGAAAAAAGGGTTTAAAGAGTCTCTTTTTCGGCATTTTACGGCTTTTGAATGTGTATTCATGTACACACCTATACATATATACATTTATTCACGTCCACATGACCAACAACAATGAAAGTTAGATTTTCCTAATTGCGTCCACAGTGCGGACGTAATCCAAAAAGTTGCTATTTTTGCATCGAAGTATTCATATACGAATATCTGCGTACAAAAATAGCAACTTTCTTATGCAGGATTTTCAACGATTAAATTACCTCTGACACACCACAAAAACCGTTTTAACCCCGATATTTGTAATTTTATTGCAGATTACGGGGTTAAATCCTGTTTTTATATATGTTTAAGGCTTTTACTATCAATAAACCAATGAATAGTTCACATTGAAATAGGAGTCTGAAATCTTCATGGTTGTAATCACCATGGATTTTTCCTGGTTGGTGAAGCAGTACTGCAGGCTGGCTTCATCGGCTGAAACAAGCGTGTAGTGCTTCTTCAGATAGTCAATGACAAGCCCACGGTTCACACTTTGCTCCGTATCAATGACAGAATAGAGCGAACCGTCAAGACGGGAGAAGCTGTAAAGAACGCCTTCACTACCCTGCCCTGTCATATAGGTCAACGAGATGTTGTCGCCGGAAGTCTCAGCCACCTGGCGGTAACGCTTCATGGATTGAGCCATATAGCTCTTGACCTCATCCACATTCGCACCCATGATGTGGAATGGCTCTGTCCAAACGTCCAGTTTTGTTTCCGGACTCTCGACCTCCCCCATCGGGTCATCATTGCCGCAAGAGGTGAATACTACTGGTGAAGCCATCATCATCAGAAGGATGGCGATTGAAAGATACTTTTTCATTTTCATGACTTTTCGTTTTTGATGTTATTTAATTTCATTGTATTCATATCCACATGGGGATTTGTATCATCGTACACGTGTATCAATGTATTCATGTGTACATGGCTACACGTCCACACTTTCTACATGACTTCCCGGATGGTTTTAGTCCTGATTTTCTTGACCTTACCATACTTCGACTCATAAGCTTCAACGCCTTGTTTCATGACGTATTCCATGAAGGAACGGATGGTGAAACCTTCTTTTCGGGCGATGCTCTGAACCTTGTCAACGAGTTCCTTTGAGCATATAAAGGAGAAATGTCGCCAGGGTTCATCATTAGGCGAATCGCTCACTGCCTGAGGGTTGGGAGCAGAAATCTGTTGCTCCTGAGGATTCCCAGGAGACCTGTCAAATCTGTCCTGCGGATGAATGGCAGCCTTTCCGAGAATGTTGCCAAGCAGAATGTCCATATTCTTCTTTGCCATAGTCTTTACTGATTACGTGAAATAATTTCTTCTGTCAATGCCTGATAGTCCTTCGCTC
This Segatella copri DSM 18205 DNA region includes the following protein-coding sequences:
- a CDS encoding DUF2958 domain-containing protein, with the protein product MAKDFNNRLITPELEKAMQDYPLYSQDSKKKDAVCIAVFFIGNARWYILEGQRENDDFVLFGIVVGLAETEYSYISANEMASVELDATKFGLGKVRVEQRKPFQPCQLSEIIDRELQSFLNRLYD